One window of the Labilibaculum sp. genome contains the following:
- the xerD gene encoding site-specific tyrosine recombinase XerD, with protein sequence MKWTTTIENFKTYLTLEKNLSKNSVDAYINDITKLTTFFREKNMEVAPEEVILQHLKDFVAWINDAGTSPRTQARVISGIKAFFKYLLLEEIIEKNPTALLEAPKIGRKLPDTLTTEEIDVLVKAVDMNKAEGQRNRAILETLYSCGLRVSELIDLRVSNLHFRMGFIKIHGKGNKERLIPIGKKAKKEIKIYLKSYRGKLNIDKDSEDILFLNRRGRKLSRVMIFTIIKNLSKKVGLKKNVSPHTFRHSFASHLVEGGADLRAVQEMLGHESILTTEIYTHLDREYLKETIKNFHPRSKD encoded by the coding sequence ATGAAATGGACAACAACAATTGAAAATTTTAAGACCTACCTAACTTTGGAGAAGAATCTTTCCAAGAACTCAGTAGATGCTTATATTAATGACATTACAAAACTGACAACCTTCTTTAGAGAAAAGAACATGGAGGTTGCTCCGGAAGAAGTTATTCTTCAACACTTGAAAGATTTTGTTGCCTGGATTAATGATGCAGGTACAAGTCCTAGAACTCAAGCTCGTGTTATTTCTGGTATTAAAGCATTTTTTAAATACTTATTACTGGAAGAAATTATTGAAAAGAATCCTACTGCATTGTTAGAGGCTCCAAAAATTGGCCGCAAACTACCTGACACCTTAACAACGGAAGAAATTGATGTTTTGGTTAAGGCTGTTGACATGAATAAAGCTGAAGGTCAAAGAAACAGAGCAATTCTTGAAACACTATATTCTTGTGGATTACGTGTATCAGAATTAATTGACTTGCGTGTATCTAACCTGCATTTTAGAATGGGTTTTATTAAAATTCATGGAAAAGGTAACAAAGAGCGTTTAATTCCAATCGGAAAAAAAGCGAAAAAAGAGATCAAAATCTATCTTAAGAGCTACCGTGGAAAATTAAATATCGATAAGGACAGTGAAGACATTCTTTTCTTGAACAGAAGAGGTCGTAAACTTTCTCGTGTTATGATTTTTACTATTATTAAAAATCTATCTAAAAAAGTTGGATTGAAGAAAAATGTTTCTCCTCACACATTCCGTCACTCTTTCGCTTCTCATTTAGTTGAAGGTGGAGCTGACTTAAGAGCTGTGCAAGAAATGTTAGGACACGAATCTATTCTTACTACAGAAATCTATACTCATTTGGATAGAGAATACTTAAAGGAAACTATTAAAAATTTCCATCCTCGTTCAAAAGATTAA
- a CDS encoding type II 3-dehydroquinate dehydratase yields the protein MNFLIINGPNLNLLGTREKSIYGEVSFETYFEQLQVLYSKIKLEYYQSNIEGELINELHRVGFSYDGIVLNAGAYTHTSLALADAISAVNTPVVEVHISNVHKRECVRHSTMIGKACLGTISGFGMDSYRLGIEGLLNYCDKR from the coding sequence ATGAATTTTTTAATCATTAATGGTCCCAACTTAAATTTGCTCGGAACCCGTGAAAAATCTATATATGGAGAGGTTTCCTTCGAAACTTATTTTGAACAGCTACAGGTGTTATATAGTAAAATTAAACTCGAATATTACCAGTCTAACATCGAGGGGGAATTGATAAATGAATTACATCGTGTAGGTTTTAGTTATGATGGAATTGTTCTCAATGCAGGAGCATACACTCATACCTCTCTTGCCCTTGCTGATGCTATATCTGCTGTAAATACACCGGTTGTGGAAGTTCACATTTCTAATGTACATAAAAGAGAGTGTGTAAGGCATTCTACCATGATCGGGAAGGCTTGTTTAGGTACTATTTCAGGTTTCGGAATGGATTCATATCGATTAGGAATCGAGGGGTTATTAAATTATTGTGACAAAAGGTAA
- the pyk gene encoding pyruvate kinase — protein sequence MKKHTKIIATISDKKCDVEFLTELFEEGMNVVRLNTAHQTHDDAMKVIENVRKVSDRIALLVDTKGPEIRTVDVNDEIHLKKGDLIKMKGNDNLPCTELCIKVSYEDFVKDLEIGKKILIDDGELELLVVDKDEQFLTVEAQNAGPVKNRKSINVPGVSINLPSLSPKDIEFIHFAIAQDIDFIAHSFVRNKHDVLQIQGILDQQNSGIKIIAKIENQEGVDHIDEILEHVYGIMVARGDLAIEIPAQKIPVIQRKIIRKCIERKKPVIIATQMLHSMINNPRPTRAEVSDIANAIYNRTDAIMLSGETAYGDYPVEAVRVMKSVAIEVEKELYPDTKQNFVRSNHELSAILARSAVKASQLLPVKAIVTDTLTGRTGRYLSAYRGTLPVYALCYSKRVMRELALSYGVEASYRKLLVSRDEYVKQTMFSLMDQGCFKSEDMVIIIGGSFGPSKGVSFMEISVVDQLTHKV from the coding sequence ATGAAGAAGCACACGAAAATTATTGCTACTATTTCCGACAAAAAATGTGATGTCGAATTTTTGACAGAGTTGTTTGAAGAAGGAATGAACGTAGTTCGACTAAACACGGCTCATCAGACTCATGATGATGCTATGAAGGTTATTGAGAATGTACGAAAAGTATCTGATAGGATTGCTTTGCTCGTAGATACTAAAGGACCTGAGATTAGAACTGTTGATGTTAATGATGAAATTCACCTTAAAAAGGGCGATTTAATTAAGATGAAAGGGAACGACAACCTTCCTTGCACAGAGTTGTGCATAAAGGTTAGTTATGAGGATTTTGTAAAAGATCTTGAAATCGGAAAGAAAATATTAATTGATGATGGTGAATTAGAATTGTTAGTAGTTGATAAGGATGAGCAATTTTTGACCGTGGAAGCACAAAATGCAGGACCCGTTAAAAATCGCAAGAGTATAAATGTTCCTGGTGTATCAATCAATTTGCCATCTTTGAGTCCTAAGGATATTGAATTTATCCATTTTGCGATTGCTCAGGATATTGATTTTATTGCTCATTCATTTGTTCGTAACAAACATGATGTTCTTCAAATTCAAGGAATTCTTGATCAGCAAAATTCAGGGATCAAAATTATTGCAAAAATTGAAAATCAGGAAGGGGTTGACCATATTGATGAAATATTGGAACATGTATATGGTATCATGGTTGCCAGAGGTGATTTAGCTATTGAGATTCCTGCCCAAAAAATTCCTGTAATTCAACGAAAAATTATTCGCAAATGTATTGAGAGAAAGAAGCCTGTAATTATTGCCACACAAATGCTTCACTCAATGATTAATAATCCAAGACCAACAAGAGCAGAAGTTAGTGATATTGCCAATGCCATTTACAATAGAACCGATGCTATCATGTTAAGTGGTGAAACTGCTTATGGAGATTATCCTGTTGAAGCGGTTCGGGTAATGAAATCGGTAGCAATTGAAGTTGAAAAGGAGCTTTATCCAGATACAAAACAGAATTTTGTGAGAAGTAATCATGAACTTTCAGCTATTCTAGCTCGATCTGCAGTAAAAGCATCGCAATTATTACCGGTTAAAGCAATTGTAACCGATACTCTAACAGGTCGGACAGGAAGATATTTATCTGCTTATAGAGGAACACTTCCAGTTTATGCATTGTGCTATTCGAAGCGTGTAATGAGAGAATTAGCTCTTTCGTATGGCGTTGAAGCGAGTTATCGTAAATTGCTTGTTAGTCGTGATGAGTATGTAAAGCAAACCATGTTTTCCCTAATGGATCAGGGATGTTTTAAAAGCGAGGATATGGTTATTATTATAGGTGGTAGTTTTGGTCCTTCCAAAGGAGTATCATTTATGGAGATCAGTGTTGTTGATCAATTAACTCATAAAGTGTAA